Proteins encoded by one window of Pseudomonas tructae:
- a CDS encoding lytic polysaccharide monooxygenase auxiliary activity family 9 protein, translating to MNSPEKNLRHGRVISPASRGSKTVELGLLGNWQVNEMEGGKNFPSLVAGPVPTPFQTDVDSVAPPADGYILSGGKQDARDCVNFTNAEMSAKLGSPFNWPLLNVTPGQTFQVKWEYTAAHITRGYRWFITKDGWDANKRISRAQLETAPFAEDLYPYTPYYSHKDKLKAKVEHEVKLPANKRGHHVIVLLWLVADTGNAFYQAFDVNFQ from the coding sequence ATGAACAGCCCGGAAAAAAACCTGCGTCACGGTCGTGTCATTTCACCGGCCAGCCGTGGCTCCAAGACTGTCGAACTGGGATTGCTCGGCAATTGGCAGGTCAATGAAATGGAAGGCGGCAAAAACTTCCCAAGCCTGGTGGCAGGCCCTGTGCCCACGCCGTTCCAGACGGACGTCGACAGTGTTGCCCCCCCCGCAGACGGATATATTCTAAGTGGTGGCAAACAGGACGCGCGTGACTGTGTCAACTTCACCAATGCGGAAATGTCCGCCAAACTTGGCTCACCCTTCAACTGGCCGTTGTTGAACGTCACACCCGGCCAGACGTTTCAGGTGAAGTGGGAGTATACGGCGGCGCACATCACCCGTGGTTACCGCTGGTTTATTACCAAAGATGGTTGGGATGCCAACAAGCGCATCAGCCGTGCCCAGCTCGAGACGGCGCCGTTCGCCGAAGACCTCTACCCCTACACGCCGTACTACAGCCACAAGGACAAGCTCAAGGCCAAGGTCGAGCACGAGGTCAAGCTGCCCGCCAACAAGCGCGGCCACCATGTGATCGTGCTGCTGTGGCTGGTCGCTGATACTGGCAACGCTTTCTACCAGGCCTTCGACGTCAACTTCCAGTAA
- the ada gene encoding bifunctional DNA-binding transcriptional regulator/O6-methylguanine-DNA methyltransferase Ada, whose translation MRTGKPRISESDPRWQAILARDPAADQAFVYGVRTTGVYCRASSSARLPLIDNVEFFDTAEQAEAAGYRPSKRRGADQTHVAEQHRAQVTRACALIESTEPAPNLNQLAEQLQMSPYHFHRVFKAVTGLTPKAYATAHRARKVRTQLQHASSVTHALYEAGFNSNSRFYESSNARLGMTPGAYRDGGANTDIRFALGQCSLGAILVAQSARGICAILLGDDPQTLLEDLQDKFPKANLIGGDASFETLVARVVGFIEAPGIGLDLPLDLRGTAFQERVWQALRTIPAGSTASYAEIAQQIGSPRAVRAVAQACAANALAVAIPCHRVVRSDGNLSGYRWGVERKRELLARESQ comes from the coding sequence ATGAGAACAGGCAAACCCCGCATCAGTGAGTCCGACCCACGCTGGCAGGCCATCCTCGCCCGCGACCCGGCTGCGGACCAGGCCTTCGTCTATGGCGTGCGCACCACAGGCGTGTACTGCCGCGCGAGCAGCAGCGCACGCCTGCCGCTCATCGATAACGTCGAGTTCTTCGACACTGCCGAGCAGGCCGAGGCCGCCGGCTACCGGCCAAGCAAACGCCGTGGTGCCGACCAGACCCACGTCGCCGAACAGCACCGGGCCCAGGTCACCCGCGCCTGCGCCTTGATTGAAAGCACTGAGCCGGCGCCGAACCTGAACCAATTGGCCGAACAGCTGCAGATGAGCCCGTACCACTTTCATCGGGTGTTCAAGGCCGTTACCGGGCTCACCCCCAAGGCCTATGCCACGGCCCACCGGGCGCGCAAAGTGCGTACCCAGCTGCAGCATGCGAGCAGTGTCACCCATGCCTTGTACGAGGCCGGATTCAACTCCAACAGCCGCTTCTACGAATCAAGCAACGCCCGCTTGGGCATGACCCCGGGCGCCTATCGCGATGGCGGCGCCAATACCGATATCCGCTTTGCCCTCGGCCAGTGTTCATTGGGGGCGATATTGGTGGCGCAGAGTGCTCGGGGGATTTGCGCGATCTTGCTGGGCGACGACCCGCAGACGCTGCTGGAAGACCTGCAGGACAAATTCCCCAAGGCCAACCTGATCGGTGGCGACGCCAGCTTCGAAACTTTGGTCGCCAGGGTGGTGGGCTTTATCGAGGCTCCGGGGATCGGCCTCGACCTGCCACTGGACCTGCGCGGCACCGCCTTCCAGGAGCGGGTCTGGCAGGCCTTGCGGACGATCCCGGCCGGCAGCACTGCCAGCTATGCCGAGATCGCCCAGCAAATTGGCTCCCCCAGGGCGGTGCGTGCCGTGGCCCAGGCCTGCGCTGCCAACGCCCTGGCTGTGGCCATCCCGTGTCATCGGGTGGTGCGCAGCGACGGCAATCTCTCGGGTTACCGTTGGGGCGTGGAGCGCAAGCGTGAGCTGCTGGCGCGCGAGAGCCAGTGA
- a CDS encoding aminotransferase-like domain-containing protein: MWTPALADDAQPRYLALVDAIAAAIERGELKVGERLPPQRRLAWNLGLNPSTTQQAYREAAARHLVSGEVGRGTYVLAGSKEATLFRLKQRDVQSSLIDLSTNVPVIDRANRDSEVTLQALLQDGQAGCLDHYLSAEALLHGRVHGACWLSNRGLQLSDQQLLLCGGAQQGLFAVLLSLCQPGEAVLVEALTAPGIKAACRQLRLPLHGITLDEQGIAPDDLDRVARASGARVLVLTPSLHNPTGACMSRARQQAIAEVVERHDLRVIEDDVYGALSDQPPLWPLLGQRGILISSLSKTVGAGLRLGWIVADPALLEQIDPHAQATHWQVSPLNLQIACRWIADGTAQRRLAWQREEVRQRWRLACRILGNHLINHRQPSPHIWVKAGLSAARLAQACRANGVAVVPGEVFAVKQQDLAAIRISLSAATSRAELKQALEQVSKALEA; encoded by the coding sequence ATGTGGACCCCTGCCCTCGCCGACGATGCCCAGCCACGCTACCTGGCCCTGGTCGACGCCATTGCCGCTGCCATCGAGCGTGGCGAGCTGAAAGTCGGCGAACGCTTGCCGCCACAACGCCGCCTGGCCTGGAACCTGGGGCTCAACCCCAGCACCACTCAGCAAGCCTACCGCGAGGCGGCAGCGCGACACCTGGTCTCGGGCGAAGTCGGGCGTGGCACCTATGTGCTGGCCGGCAGCAAGGAGGCCACGCTGTTTCGTCTCAAACAGCGCGACGTGCAATCAAGCCTGATCGACCTGTCGACCAATGTGCCGGTGATCGACCGGGCCAACCGCGACAGCGAAGTCACCCTGCAAGCCCTCCTCCAAGACGGCCAGGCAGGGTGCCTGGATCACTACCTGAGTGCCGAAGCCTTGCTGCACGGTCGTGTGCACGGCGCTTGCTGGCTGAGCAACCGCGGCCTGCAGCTCAGCGACCAGCAATTGCTGCTCTGCGGCGGTGCCCAGCAGGGCTTGTTCGCGGTGTTGCTGTCGCTGTGCCAGCCCGGTGAAGCAGTGCTGGTCGAGGCCCTCACCGCGCCCGGCATCAAGGCCGCCTGCCGGCAACTGCGCCTGCCGTTGCATGGCATCACCTTGGACGAGCAAGGCATAGCGCCGGATGACCTCGATCGCGTCGCCCGGGCCTCCGGTGCCCGGGTGCTGGTGCTCACCCCGAGCCTGCACAACCCTACCGGTGCGTGCATGAGCCGCGCACGCCAACAGGCAATCGCCGAGGTGGTCGAACGCCATGACTTGCGGGTAATCGAAGACGATGTCTACGGCGCACTGAGCGACCAACCGCCGCTGTGGCCATTGCTCGGGCAGCGCGGCATATTGATCAGCAGCCTGTCGAAAACCGTGGGCGCCGGCTTGCGCCTGGGCTGGATCGTGGCCGACCCGGCCTTGCTGGAACAGATCGACCCCCATGCCCAGGCCACTCACTGGCAAGTGTCGCCGCTGAACCTGCAGATTGCCTGTCGCTGGATCGCCGACGGCACCGCGCAGCGGCGCCTGGCCTGGCAACGCGAAGAAGTCCGCCAGCGCTGGCGCCTGGCCTGCAGAATTCTGGGCAACCACCTGATCAATCACCGCCAGCCTTCGCCACACATCTGGGTCAAGGCCGGGCTCAGCGCCGCACGCCTGGCCCAGGCTTGCCGGGCCAACGGCGTAGCAGTGGTGCCAGGCGAGGTGTTCGCGGTAAAACAGCAGGATCTGGCGGCAATCCGCATCAGCCTGTCGGCGGCTACCAGCCGCGCCGAACTCAAGCAGGCACTGGAGCAAGTGAGCAAGGCACTGGAGGCCTGA
- a CDS encoding DNA-3-methyladenine glycosylase family protein gives MSKHAFYTQAQTCLAALDPHWAAHIEAVGPCLHQPKPTRDPYQALIRAIAYQQLHAKAGDAILGRLLALYPGSVFPSPEQVLASTPEQLRACGFSASKLATIQGIARARIEGLVPDYQDALALDDEALIERLVSLRGVGRWTVEMLLIYTLERMDILPADDFGVREGYRRLQGLERQPTRRQMIELGKHWSPYRTVAAWYLWRVPATRV, from the coding sequence ATGAGCAAGCACGCGTTCTATACCCAGGCACAAACCTGCCTCGCCGCACTGGACCCACACTGGGCTGCGCACATCGAGGCGGTCGGCCCTTGCCTGCATCAACCCAAACCCACCCGCGACCCCTATCAAGCCTTGATACGGGCCATCGCCTACCAGCAACTGCATGCCAAGGCTGGCGATGCCATCCTCGGACGCTTACTGGCGCTCTATCCAGGCAGCGTGTTTCCCAGCCCCGAGCAGGTGCTGGCGAGCACCCCGGAACAGTTGCGCGCTTGCGGCTTCTCGGCGAGCAAACTGGCAACCATCCAGGGCATCGCCCGGGCGCGGATCGAGGGGTTGGTACCGGACTATCAAGACGCCCTGGCACTGGACGATGAAGCGCTGATCGAGCGCCTGGTCAGCCTGCGCGGGGTCGGCCGCTGGACCGTCGAGATGCTGCTGATCTATACCCTGGAACGCATGGATATCCTGCCGGCCGACGACTTTGGCGTACGCGAGGGTTATCGCCGGCTGCAGGGCCTGGAAAGACAACCGACACGCCGGCAAATGATCGAGCTGGGCAAGCACTGGAGCCCCTACCGAACCGTGGCGGCCTGGTACCTGTGGCGGGTGCCGGCCACACGAGTTTGA